In Maniola jurtina chromosome 19, ilManJurt1.1, whole genome shotgun sequence, the genomic stretch GATCAAATTTGGCTGTGACGTGCCTGACCATTGTGAAAGAGAAATATGGGACCACTGTGTACACTGGTTCTTTGGACTCTAGGATACGCTATTACGATTTGGAGGTTTGATAACTTATTTTCTTACATTTCTTCGCAGATAAATGAAAAGCTATAAGGTGCTTCCTGTGGAtctaggctgaaatctatagaatgtacttagactttgctcagatttaagacactgttaaaactaGACAAGagttatatcgctgacataaatctgtctctttttaactaaatcttaagtctgagcaaagtcaaagtacactctatagatctcagccttagactaacaaagacaaaaaacaaggtcttaaagtaaattaaaggaaaaatccaaaaatcatGCGTTTGTAGTTATATCTCATGTTTTGTGAAAcctattaacattagcatgttAATGGAGCTTGGTGTGcatgaaccagtggtaaatgggATTTTCCAAAAGCCcttgtaagtttatttgaagAATAAATCTTTCTACTCCATTCTATTCATGTGGGTGAtgtgaccttgaagtttttacgtATCTCAAAAACCGCCCAACGcgtctaaagaagttttcactttaacAAGGGCTTTGTTGACTTAGTAGGTTAATTTAGCCAAATAACTCTTTATATGGGTCTttccaaggtacggaaccttcggtgggCGAGTTTGACTTGTACTTGGGCAGTTTTTTGTGTttcgtgcctcaaaaggaaaaacagaactcttataggatcatttgttgtcagtctgtctctccatctatcgtgtctgtcaaaaaaatctaaaatttggtaggtaggtcttatagcagaagtagaggaaaaaatccgaaaaccatgattttgtggttacatcacaaaaaaaaattaaaatgtgttcatcaaaaaataatcaatattttcacttttcaaagtaagataactataccaagtagggtatcaaataaaaaggctttacctgtacattctaaaacagatttttatttatttttatgcataatagttttttatgtattgtgcaaaatgttgaaaaaatacctgagtacggaacccttggtgcgcaaGGTTGACTCACCCTTttccggtttttttattaatcgatAATGTTTCAGACTGGTTTAGAAAAGGGGCCAGAGTGCAATGTGTTAAGTCCAATCCAAACTATGGACCGTGCTTGGGACACAGTGTTTGTTGGTACGAGGACTGGATTTGTCTTACAGTTTGAGTGTAAGGTATGTATAGCAAACCAGatgatgtccgcgtggatttaggtttatataaatcctgttggaactacttatttgtttttccgggataaaaagttacccaTGTCAATTTCTGGGAAATAACCTACCTTTATatcatatgaatcggttaaacagatgggactttaagaatcctgtgggaagtctttaattttccaggataaaaagtagcctatgtccattccctaactctgtaccaaatttcgtcaaaatcggttaaacttttgggctgcgaaaagctagcagacagacagaccgacagacagacacactttcgcatttataatatagtatgaaaatatggatagttctaaaaaaattgaaaaacattaaaataattaggaACAAACCTCTTTTAGAGGACAATAATAGATACAATAATTTCTATCTGCATGTTTTGCCTCAATATTCTACCCAAAACACAAACGTAgtgttattcataaaaaattttTTCAGAATAACATGCTAATACCAGTTAGCTCAGTGAAGTTCTCGGACCAGTCCATCCTAGCGCTTCGCGCAATGAAGGAGGGCCCTCGCAAGGTCCTCCTCGTGGCAGCGCGGTCTGAGAATGTAACTATAAAGGATGCCCAAACTGGACTCTTGCTGCGGACATTGGTCGGGCCTAAGATGACCGTTTACTCACTGCTTTACGAAGACGGCAAAGTGTACTGTGGGACCAGCAGCCATCAGATACACGTGTTCGATTATGCTgtaagtttaatttttctttatttttaaaaagaatatttgcCTAGTTTATCATGATGACTGATATTCctatttcccctccaactaagcgtaaagcttgtgcttgCAGTAGGCTTCTTTATCTTACGCTTGATCCTACAGTTAAGCGATAGTTTCTTAAGATGGTTGAAACTATTCGTAATAAGACatggactgatacaactatcggtacaataatcgctgagtcaacactccacataTCGATAATCTAGTGagccaggtccaagtatttcgataaataatttttccttttctgctttcactaggttatcatcatgtggaatagcacatatgatttattattattatcgtgtATTCACGCAGAGCGGCAGTCACTTTGGCACGCACTCGGGCGGCAAGGGTGCGGTGTGCCTGCGCGCGACGGGCGGGCTGCTGTTCGCGGGCTGCTACGACGGCTGCGTGTACGTGTACCGCGAGGGCGAGAGCCAGCCCTTCGCGCAGATCCGCGGGCCCAGCCTCATGCTGCTCTCGCTGGCTGTAGTCGGCAGCAAGGTACTGTGCTTGTTGTTTAttatgcgacgggtctgcccgcgaaattcaaatttaatttggtttttcgcaatttggaaactaatacgacaaagtaggcttatggcattctaattccgacaatggcagtatcagcTTCACAggattatataaaaatctttacttgaaagtgttcagtttgagaaattagtcaaaataatgagtttcacgtgagttactcacaaattagtcgatactttaactaatttcttaaactggaccctttccagtaaagaattttatataaacctgtgaggatgatactgccattggcgtaattaaagtgccataagcctactttgtggtattagtttacaaaataatggcgaaaacccaaattaaatttgaatttcgcgggcagacccgtgtcatgcaccttaaacAGAACTGGAATAAAAACGTATCATACAGACAgacctttcgcatttataatattacatcaattaattaatttttataattatttttgttacagaTTATTGCAGGCTACAAGGATAGAAGTTTGTACATATGGAAAATACCGCTTTGTATACTGCAAGAAATGATTCTTTAACTTTCTACCTGATTTATGTAGATTATgcactattataatattatagttacgTACGTATTACTTTATCactaacattaattttatagtttACATTGTTTATAGTATGAGTACCTAATAAAAGAATTTAAATgggttaataattttattttaaattttggttagcCTTGGAGATCAATGGAAAGTTGAATGGTCAAGATTGGTCAAGTCTTAAAATCTACCAGCTACCAAGTTACTAGCGACGAGACCAATTcgacaagataatattataactgtgAGCTATTCACTAACCATATCTGATACCAGATCTTCCACGAGTGTTGATATGGATCATCATCCACCAGTTACGTACGGCTTGCTTACCAGCATTATGGTTGATATGCACTGTTACAACTATGCTATGCTACACATCCCATGAAATAGGCAGACAGCCTTTTCAAGAATTTGAGAGTATCCAATTTTCTAGGATGTTTAGTGAGATAAGTTTGAGCTTGGCGACAATCATGTCTGAGATGCAGAGCAATGATGAGACCtaggttggagcgcgcttggcAATGATGTCAATGAGtacaaaattcataaaatatggaataaaaatgaaattctACGGCGGCCGCGGTTATCCGCTTAGTCAGGTCCAAGCATCGTATTACATTGTGTCCCTACAAAGGTCTATTAAAGGTCCCTAAAGGTTAATTAGGGATGAGTTCCTGTGTCCCACCTTTTTGCTTCATCGGTCACCAACCCTGGTTTTTTACCAATATTTCAATGGTCCATAGAAGTAGGATATAGTCAAATCTATAGTCTCAAAATACTAatagtcaaaaataaaataagtgtaTAACAAGGTATAgtctgcacacccgcacagtccccgtgcTACACCACTTCGAGTGagtgcggggtgtccccccgcctcataccccaattgccatctcaacctgtcgtgttCCTATAATACAAAATAGTAATTTTCAGTGGCAACgggtaactttaaaaataagtattgtGTTTAACCTACTGTGTTTAACTGTAGGGTATTCCTGCCATTTTATTAACCAGAAAAAATGCACACAaagttcaattttaaaaatctacgaTCTACGTATATATGTATGGTTACTGAAAACATTTAAACATATTCATATCCACCCCTAAACATTAGAAAGTTTGTTCATTTGAAAACCCTCGCCACTATACAATACTTATCTTACCCGTTACCACTGTAACTTATAAATTATTCACAATGTTATCTTTTCGaacgttatttatttttgctttttgcCAAGTGGCACTCCTGCCATAAAGTGAATTTTTGACTTACGTCAGTGTGGGTGTTTCAGCAGTGTCGGCGGCCATTAATctacgtataatattataattttttgtgttttgcgctgcaataaaattgaaacaaagAGAACTCATTCCATTTCGTTATAATCTACTACGCAATCATTTTGTTTCGAACACATTTATAGTACAAAATGAATCCAGAATAGTAAGTATCTTTTGCTTATAACAAACAAGGATGGGctgaatttcatttcaattttagcATGTTCATTTATCAATTCTTAACATCTGTCTTTCTAAAGTGCTATCCCATAATGAAAAACTCAAGACATAACAGATTTTGACTATTAATTGTTTGTACAAAAAAATTGTGGTGACTCATTACGTTTATAGTACCAACGAAATCGAAACGTAATCACGAAATTTGTGTGAATGTGTTCGACTGATCTCTTCGCTCTTGCTTTACGCTTCCGCCCGTATGATAAAAAAGTGTAATGCTAAGGTCCATCAAAGAGCTGGTTTCACTTTGTCTTCTTTGTTTAGAAAGACAAAGATACGCCTCCCTCCTGAGGTCACAGATTTGCGTGTTTATCATTCCGTAGTATATATATTGATGATTGTCCTTACACACGCGTAAATGAATCAGGTGCTTTAACATATTTGTGATTGTTTCCAGCGACTACTTGTTTAAACTCCTCTTGATTGGAGACTCAGGTGTGGGAAAGTCTTGTCTCCTGCTCAGATTTGCCGACGACACCTACACAGAAAGCTATATCAGTACAATTGGAGTGGACTTTAAAATTAGAACTTTAGACTTAGATGGAAAGACAATAAAGTTACAAATATGGGACACAGCGGGGCAAGAGAGGTTCAGAACAATCACTTCATCTTATTACAGAGGAGCACATGGAATCATCATTGTTTATGATTGCACAGATCAGGTACTTTCCTTTTTTAAGTACttcaaaagtaatatttttttctacaaagaaaatccatactaatattataaatgtgaaagtgtgtctgcctttCTGTCTTTTACCCTTTTACAGTCCATCCACTTGGCCTtggattttgatgaaaaatacagacatatcttgcatcccggagatgggAACAGACttctttttatgataaaaaaaaatcagagttcccatggtatttataaaaacctaaacccacactGACAATGTAGGCAGGTGTCAATGTAGTGGTACATAGCCTTCATTAAATCTTATTAGTTATGATCTTATTCACCTTCACACTACAATGACTGAATcaatttggatgaaatttggaatggagatagcttataccttGAATTGAcacaaagtaaaagtaaaaagtaaaatattctttactgTACACCAAACAATTTTTGTacaatatgctactttttatctcagaaaatcaaatagttcctgctggatttttaaaaacctatatccacacagatgaagtcgcggaaaccatttatttacttatctatAATATGATACCTCTTTaggatattttataattacttcTACTTATAATTACTAACAAACAAttaaatttcataattataaaattttaaataaagtgGATGTCATAATTGATTATAATtacaattaaactttaaacaacttaattaattttaaattgaatagaTGTAAAGTAATGCAACAAAAGAAACCTCCACATTATGATATAGGTACTACATGATGTTCACTAGTCACCTCTTTGTTTACATACAgaattgatttgatttttgaatgaaagaaagaaagaagaaagaaaattagtttattcatcttgtgcGTACATCAACAAGTATAAACAAACTTAGGTTAGTAATGGGTTAGTAGTagattttaataagtacttaataataaataattctagcacccacatggcacaagatgaaaatttttctaggataaagagtagcctatggtcttgggatgcaaactatctactaaatagatgatgcccatgacCTCATCCATGTGGGTTTCGGTCTAAAAAAATCTAGTtggattttttgatttttcaggataaaaagtagacttatGTCCATCTCCGGAATACAAGCTAACTGTACGAAATTTTGTCAAAGTTTGTTACTAAGATGGGCTTTGAAATGGTTACAGATACACACAGATTTTCATCTTTACAATACTATTATGGATTGTTTTGCACcagaatttgaattttttgtgttttattactGGTGTTGACAATTCAAGGTTGTTTGCATTACATACAGAAACGAATATACATTtctggtataataatattacgataacttaaatacatttttgtgaattttgatatgtgtagtgataataatacgtaataactaatattttttacttggTTTGCCTTATTCCTGTAATTGAAAAGACTTTGAAAAACATAGTGCTCTATACTGCATAACATAATACATGGTTTACTCTAAGTTTCTTATGAACTTTGGTATAAAATCTAGTTCCAGTAACTTTTTAAACTAGGagcaatatttttgtatattttaggcaagttaacttttcaataaataaagagTAACagctttaatatattataatatatattctgTGTAATCCAAGgtgaaaaaaatgtgtttaatccAAAGGAAAAGAagaaatatttatgtatatagTAGCTTTGCAATGCCTTTTTTTGGAATGGTTTGCACACCACCtattggtgatgatgatgattttatagaggtgcttgcccgggatgGAATCCCCGACCTGCCTAATAGGAGGTGGATGTCTTAACCATTATGTTATCATGTCTTAATAAGACCTTACTCGATAGAATCAATTTTTGTATATTAGACAAAATTTTGAAAGTGAAAACTAAATATTATCTTGCACTATGTAACCTTGGCACTTGTCGAGACAGGTGTTAATGTTGTTGCTATAATTACTAATAAAATTACAGTACACTTTATTGAGTTATTAAATTCATCTTAGGGGCAGTATTTAACATTTGACTGGTTTACTTGGCTTCTTGCCAAATTAGCTGTTAAATCGAGTTTACTAACCTGAAGGCGCCTATATAGGGTACTATAGATGGCTTGAGGATCTTTCCTTTCAGACTGATCGAAATGACGAATCGATAGTGTATGTGTATTGTTAACAATTAATCATAGACTACATCACAGATTGCATCTAAAATCATGCAATCTTGAATATTTAGTATGGTTCTTTGCTATCTATGGTTCGAGttttgtttcatttatttttcattctgtatGTATTTCTTTGAATAGCACGTCACATACTTACACTACAACGAAACGCTCGtgctatgtacttacctaagatcattattattttgatcaAGATAAAGAATGCCTATAAGGCAAACAAAACAAAGATTACCATCAAGTAAAGTTATAAGTTCCATAAAGTATACCATATATACTATAATAAGTATCGTTCGTTTCAAACAAGTAAATGATCGAATCCAACAACCAATGGTCTCGTACGCGAAGCGCGTcacgattttcaaaaaattgatCGAAGCGACGAAACATACCGTATATACCGTATATGGGGTCCTTGAGGTTGATGAATCACATGAAACACTAACTGATAGCCCCAGCTTTGCTTTAGCTTTAAAATTCTCTCAAATATTGGAAGTCCTCTCTTAATGTATTTTGATATATCGGTTTCTCCTGATACCCTAATTTGCATATACagatttacattattttacgTATAATATGTTAATTAGGCTATCATGGTTATCATAATAtgattaaacattttattatcttGATATCCCAATTTGTTAGTGTGCTGTTTTAGTATATTTCGAAACTTATGCTGATCAGAAAAGTTAATTAGGTGAATGTGTAATGATAGCTAGTGGGAGCATGTCAATAGTAGTTTTTACTatagtttcaattttaattaacttttaaacACACCTCAAATATCAAGGCGCAGTTTAAGGAtatgatattacatacagagATTCGACGAAGCTGCCTGGACATAGCAATCGTGCATTAAGAACGGGACTAAGGAACGACCCGAACTGACCTACGTAGTAAGGGATCATGTTGAATGGTCGTCGTagtcatttaccacgagatcgaAGGCGTCGCACTATTGTGTCTCCCTTTATGTTGTGATTACTAAGGGTtgtgcgcttgactgcaatcccaccAAAACAGtgggagatgatgcagcctaagataaaGTGTACCTGCCTACAaggtgcttattcactcttattttgaaggtaccaatattatagctagcggggaaaacggaagccaGGAGGGCAACCGTCAAATTGCTTTATACGATTTGGTGGAGTTTCAAATGTATTATAGaaacaggcgttattttgcggaagtccatgatatacaaggaaccaaaaacttaatttgcgataatccgccaaaccaacgaaatctgtatggtacgcagcaccacacaaattccaacaccactcgacgcgcgtttcgccccgacaccggagcatcctcaggagtgtagaccttacaatgaccttgcaattagacattgtaaggtctacatctcctgaggagcaaattaagcttttggttccttggtGGAGTTTCAACTAGTTTAATGTttttctgaaaaataaattgttaacaATAGGAATAATTTGTTTGTTCCTCAGGACTCGTTCAGTAACGTAAAACAGTGGCTGGAGGAGATCGACCGCTACGCGTGCGACAACGTCAATAAGCTGCTCGTGGGCAACAAGTGTGATCTCACAACAAAGAAGGTTGTGGACTATACCACAGCTaaggtaatctatactaataaataaaattggagtgtctgtctgtaatttcgaaataactacctcatattaagctcatatggttatttgaacgataccaacactgaatcacacgtttttaaaatttttgtctgtctgtctgtctgtttgaaaaggctaatcttcggaacggctgggccgattttgacggggttttcacagacaagtagaggattgatcagggagtaacataggctacttttttaaccgactttcaaaaagggagttgtgtttttcttcctatgtacaccgaaatctccgagatttctgaaccgatttgcgtaattttttttttaatcgatagaggaactttgtgacaactttcccacgggatttcagaccctaaatccacgcgggcgaagctgcgggcatcagctagtatgttcTAATTTATACATTCCTAGTACCTCTATTTTCCGCAGGTGGCCTTAAGTATTTATTAccagatgatacccgcgactttttcCGCGTGGATACGATCatggctttttttttaataaaaaatagcgaaaaAATGCTAAAAATCATTTTGGTGCGTGCATTCCTTTCTTGCgacgcgattgaaggacaaaacaacaaagTTTTATATTGTAGTGCAAAGATTGAAGTTCAACCAAATAGTTATACTATATCAAGTAAAAGAAAGATAAAAAGTACAATGCCCTCTCTTGGCATTTCAGTAAAGTAAACGTCATACTTTCACTAAATGCATCTTTGGATCTTGTATGGAAACAATTTTATCTTGTTTGATACATTTTGGATGTATGCCAAAGCTGATCTATCCAACATGATCTTGAACTTAGTGAGCTTTGTAAACGATCTGACGAAAAAACAATAAGTCTAACAGTAAATAAGTCAATAAAACCAAATAAGTTTCAAATCTTGGGATTCTCAGGTTTAGTTTCTACACTGGTTTGGTTCTTTTTTCAACCTGCTGATTAAAAGGGTAGACTTGTGTATTTTAATGATACATTTAATTAAACTTGGGCCTCCAGTTTATGTGGGAAGTAGGGGAAAGgtccaaacaaaacaaaatctaaaataattttcttttaaaaaataaatggtttTGGGAGCCTTTAAATCTGGTGGTTGACAAAATAAGATGAACGACAAAAGACATGACGTCATTGCCGCTGTGTAGGTGCAAGCGTGCGACGGAGATAGCCTAGGAGTAGCCACACGTTTCTCTCTCCTTttgctattatttttaacccccgacccaaaaagagtggtgttataagtttgacgtgtgtatctgtctgtggcattgtagctcttaaactaatgaaccgattttaatttggttttttttttttgaaaggtggcttaatcgagagtgttcttagctataatccaagaaaatcacttcagccgtttgaaagttatcagctcttttctagttactgtaaccttcacttgtcggggtgttataaatttttaattgacacttgtaATTATTAATTCCTGCCTcattttaaaatcaattattCTGTTCAATTTATGTGAGTAGTCAAAGGAAAAGGAACCTGAATTGGT encodes the following:
- the LOC123874997 gene encoding ras-related protein Rab-1A; amino-acid sequence: MNPEYDYLFKLLLIGDSGVGKSCLLLRFADDTYTESYISTIGVDFKIRTLDLDGKTIKLQIWDTAGQERFRTITSSYYRGAHGIIIVYDCTDQDSFSNVKQWLEEIDRYACDNVNKLLVGNKCDLTTKKVVDYTTAKQYAEQLGIPFLETSAKNSTNVEQAFMTMAAEIKARVGPPSAGTAPGGPAVKIDQGRPIDTGKSSCC